One Tachysurus vachellii isolate PV-2020 chromosome 8, HZAU_Pvac_v1, whole genome shotgun sequence genomic window carries:
- the tsn gene encoding translin yields the protein MSVTEMFSYIQGFLTADQDIREDIRKVVQMLEQTAREILTILQSVHQPSGFKDIPSKCLKARELFCMVQTHIGELKTKFPVEQYYRFHEHWRFVLQRLTFLAAFVVYLESESLVTREEVAKILGIEVDREKGFHLDLEDYLAGILILASELSRLAVNSVTAGDYGRPLRISNFINELDSGFRLLNLKNDPLRKRYDGLKYDVKKIEEVVYDLSIRGLAKEQEAGGDK from the exons ATGTCAGTTACAGAGATGTTCAGCTACATCCAGGGGTTTCTCACTGCTGATCAGGACATTCGCGAG GACATAAGAAAAGTTGTCCAAATGCTGGAGCAGACTGCCAGAGAGATACTAACCATCCTTCAAAGTGTCCATCAACCAAGTGGTTTCAAAGACA TTCCCAGCAAGTGTCTGAAGGCCAGGGAGCTGTTTTGCATGGTTCAAACCCATATTGGTGAGCTGAAAACAAAGTTCCCTGTGGAACAGTATTACAG GTTTCATGAGCACTGGAGGTTTGTTCTGCAGCGCCTTACGTTTCTTGCTGCTTTTGTGGTCTACTTGGAGAGCGAGTCCTTGGTGACGCGGGAGGAAGTAGCTAAAATACTTGGAA TTGAAGTGGACAGAGAAAAGGGATTCCATCTGGACCTTGAAGATTATCTAGCAGGGATTCTTATTTTGGCCAGTGAGCTG TCAAGGTTGGCAGTCAATAGTGTAACAGCAGGAGACTATGGGCGCCCTCTTCGTATCTCAAATTTCATCAACGAACTTGATTCAGGTTTTCGCCTGCTAAATCTAAAAAATGACCCACTACGCAAACGCTATGATGGTCTCAAGTATGACGTGAAGAAAATTGAGGAGGTAGTGTATGACCTATCAATCCGGGGCCTTGCTAAGGAGCAGGAAGCCGGGGGAGATAAGTAG